The following are encoded together in the Bradyrhizobium sp. CCGUVB1N3 genome:
- a CDS encoding ABC transporter substrate-binding protein, translating to MTLRITLSAALAAATLIAIPASAAPRTDLRVGMAAQDVGQLDPHRAVSTIDRTVVAWMYNGLVRFKPGTMDPAQIEPDLAEKWESSSDKLDWTFHLRHGVKFHGDFGELTADDVVFSLKRASDAKTSAFSADFAALKTIEATDPSTVHIVLARQVPSLLGLVTNYSGGYIVSRKAVEKYGADFTRNPVGTGPFAFVSDTPNQSLELAAFDGYFRGKPKLEHVSYRYIPSDSSRDLAFQNGEIDLIYGKQDQAWINRIRALPNSIVDVFEPGELANLNLNITAKPLDDIRVRQAVAYAVNRPELVKWQGTDTARPGQSVIPAGYLGSSKDVGLVNTDVAKAKALLKEAGYPDGLTIKIIHTQLPQMLGSMQVVQAQLRKAGINLDIQVVDHATFHQQIRKDLSPIVYYAAARFPVADIYLTQFFHSASIVGKPTAVTNFSHCDVADKEIDAAKTETDTEKQVALWVEAQKKIVAAVCAVPLAEALQIWAHRTDLDYGYELKASLSLGPLLTEATHFK from the coding sequence ATGACGCTTCGCATCACGCTTAGCGCGGCACTCGCGGCCGCCACCCTCATCGCGATACCTGCATCGGCAGCGCCAAGGACCGATCTAAGAGTCGGCATGGCCGCCCAGGATGTCGGCCAACTCGATCCTCATCGCGCGGTCAGCACGATCGACCGCACCGTCGTGGCATGGATGTACAACGGCCTCGTGCGCTTCAAACCGGGAACGATGGATCCTGCGCAGATCGAGCCGGACCTCGCGGAGAAATGGGAATCGAGTTCCGACAAGCTCGACTGGACGTTCCATCTGCGTCACGGCGTCAAGTTTCACGGCGACTTTGGCGAGCTGACCGCCGATGACGTCGTCTTCAGCCTGAAGAGAGCAAGCGATGCCAAGACGTCTGCCTTCTCCGCCGACTTCGCCGCATTAAAGACCATCGAGGCGACGGATCCCTCCACGGTCCACATCGTCCTGGCGCGACAGGTGCCGAGCTTGCTCGGGCTGGTCACCAACTACTCGGGTGGCTATATCGTCAGCCGCAAGGCGGTCGAGAAATACGGCGCGGACTTCACGCGCAATCCGGTCGGCACCGGCCCCTTCGCCTTCGTCTCCGACACCCCGAACCAGTCGCTCGAGCTCGCTGCCTTCGACGGCTATTTCCGAGGCAAGCCGAAACTTGAGCACGTGAGCTATCGCTACATTCCCTCCGATTCCTCGCGCGACCTTGCTTTCCAGAACGGCGAAATCGACCTCATCTACGGCAAGCAGGATCAGGCCTGGATCAACCGCATCCGCGCGTTGCCGAACTCGATCGTCGACGTGTTCGAGCCAGGCGAACTCGCCAATCTCAATCTCAACATCACGGCGAAACCGCTCGACGACATCCGCGTGCGGCAGGCTGTCGCCTACGCCGTCAACAGGCCCGAGCTCGTGAAGTGGCAGGGCACTGACACGGCACGCCCGGGCCAGAGCGTGATTCCGGCGGGCTATCTCGGATCCTCCAAGGATGTCGGCCTCGTCAACACCGACGTCGCCAAGGCCAAGGCGCTGCTCAAGGAGGCCGGCTATCCCGACGGCCTGACGATCAAGATCATCCACACCCAGTTGCCGCAGATGCTGGGCAGCATGCAGGTCGTGCAGGCGCAACTCCGCAAGGCAGGCATCAATCTCGATATCCAGGTCGTCGATCACGCCACCTTCCATCAGCAAATCCGCAAGGATCTGAGCCCGATCGTCTATTACGCGGCGGCGCGCTTTCCGGTGGCAGACATCTACCTGACCCAGTTCTTCCATTCGGCAAGCATCGTCGGAAAGCCGACGGCGGTCACCAATTTCAGCCACTGCGACGTGGCGGACAAGGAGATCGACGCCGCCAAGACCGAGACCGATACCGAGAAGCAGGTTGCGCTCTGGGTCGAGGCTCAGAAGAAGATCGTCGCAGCTGTCTGCGCCGTTCCTCTGGCCGAGGCCTTGCAAATCTGGGCGCACCGCACTGACCTCGATTACGGCTACGAGTTGAAGGCCTCGCTGTCGCTTGGTCCGCTCTTGACGGAAGCGACGCACTTCAAGTGA
- a CDS encoding SDR family NAD(P)-dependent oxidoreductase → MLEAFGRVVMVSGASRGIGRAVVERLIGGGYHVSAGVRDSRGLVQSDRLMLHRYDAEALPSAEAWVAATIDRFGRLDGLINAAGINPEADLTDPDETALDAMMLINVKAPMRLIRLALPYLAKSGEGRVINVASMSGKRVRNPNAGYAMSKFALIALTHAVRQYGWDRGIRATAICPSFVATDMTAQVTKWPREKMSDPRDIAELIATVLRLPNTATIAELLINCRLEDML, encoded by the coding sequence GTGCTTGAAGCATTTGGCCGGGTCGTGATGGTTTCCGGAGCCTCGCGCGGCATCGGCCGCGCCGTGGTGGAGCGCCTGATCGGCGGCGGGTATCACGTCTCGGCCGGCGTGCGCGATTCCCGCGGACTGGTGCAGTCCGACCGGCTGATGCTGCATCGCTATGACGCGGAGGCACTACCTTCGGCGGAAGCGTGGGTCGCGGCGACAATCGACCGCTTCGGCCGGCTCGACGGACTGATCAACGCGGCCGGAATCAATCCGGAAGCCGATCTCACCGATCCCGACGAAACGGCGCTCGACGCCATGATGCTGATCAACGTCAAGGCACCGATGCGGCTCATCCGCCTTGCGCTGCCGTACCTTGCCAAGAGCGGCGAAGGACGCGTGATCAACGTCGCTTCCATGTCGGGCAAGCGCGTCCGTAACCCCAACGCCGGTTATGCGATGAGCAAGTTTGCGCTCATCGCGCTCACACATGCGGTGCGGCAATATGGCTGGGATCGCGGCATCCGGGCTACTGCGATCTGCCCAAGTTTCGTCGCGACCGACATGACCGCGCAAGTCACCAAATGGCCGCGCGAGAAAATGAGCGATCCGCGTGACATCGCCGAACTGATCGCGACGGTTCTGCGGCTGCCCAACACCGCGACCATCGCCGAACTGCTGATCAATTGCCGGCTTGAGGACATGCTATGA
- a CDS encoding ABC transporter permease, whose protein sequence is MIGFILRRLLASIPTLLAVLTLVFLLVRVVPGDPAIAILGDRATPETLAALRSELGLDRWIGTQYFEFLGHALRGDLGASMVTHRPVWTEIAEALPHTIVLTLAAMAIGCLIGIPAGVWAALHRNGPIDVLTRLLSLLGLSFPVFVSGIFLLIVFALELHLFPVIGNPRPGDWIDGLHKLVLPAVTLGIVMAAYVVRVTRSSMLQVLGEDYIRTARAKGVPRRSIIWRHGLSNALIPVVTVVGLYVGILIGNSVLTEIVFNRPGLGKVIVSALTQRDYTMLQGMMVIYCFLIVVVNLITDISYGLIDPRVKQ, encoded by the coding sequence GTGATTGGCTTCATTCTCCGAAGGTTGCTGGCTTCGATACCGACGCTCCTCGCGGTATTGACGCTCGTCTTTCTGCTGGTGCGCGTGGTTCCGGGCGATCCCGCGATCGCCATCCTGGGCGATCGAGCCACTCCGGAAACCCTCGCGGCCCTGCGCTCCGAACTCGGCCTCGATCGCTGGATTGGTACGCAATATTTCGAGTTCCTCGGTCATGCCTTGCGCGGCGATCTTGGCGCCAGCATGGTCACGCATCGTCCCGTCTGGACCGAGATTGCCGAAGCCTTGCCGCACACCATCGTGTTGACGCTGGCGGCAATGGCGATCGGCTGCCTGATCGGTATTCCCGCAGGTGTCTGGGCGGCCCTCCACCGCAACGGCCCGATCGACGTGCTGACGCGCCTATTGTCATTGCTCGGTTTGTCTTTCCCTGTCTTTGTTTCCGGCATTTTTCTGTTGATCGTCTTTGCGTTGGAGCTCCACCTGTTTCCGGTGATCGGCAATCCGCGCCCCGGCGACTGGATCGACGGCCTACACAAGCTCGTTCTGCCCGCAGTCACCCTCGGCATCGTGATGGCCGCCTATGTCGTCCGGGTGACGCGCAGCTCGATGCTACAGGTCCTCGGCGAAGATTACATCCGCACCGCGCGCGCGAAGGGCGTGCCACGGCGCAGCATTATCTGGCGTCACGGTCTGTCCAACGCACTGATCCCGGTGGTCACCGTGGTCGGCCTATATGTCGGCATCCTCATCGGCAATTCGGTGCTCACCGAAATCGTCTTCAACCGCCCCGGCCTCGGCAAGGTGATCGTCAGCGCGCTGACCCAGCGCGACTACACCATGTTGCAGGGCATGATGGTGATCTATTGCTTCCTGATCGTCGTCGTGAACCTGATCACCGACATCAGCTATGGCCTCATCGATCCGAGGGTTAAGCAATGA
- a CDS encoding ABC transporter permease, translated as MTDVALSAAPSPRRAMIGRLLSDPTTVAGVVLCAIILAGALLAPWLSPHDPLEQNILERLAGPGSDYLLGTDQFGRDVLSRLLWGARVSLLVSFLSIASAVVVGGAIGMISGYVGGRFDLVTMQVMDVLLSFPSLILGMIMVALLGSSVTNLVVAIALTAIAPFARIARAPVLLLKERAFIEAGRALGFSHLRILLVHVLPNIVTDLLVMSTLWMATAVRTEASLSFIGLGVKPPTPTWGGMMRDGFENILDSAWLCIWPGLAILVLVLGLNLVGDGLCDVTDPKATQ; from the coding sequence ATGACAGATGTAGCCCTTTCCGCAGCACCTTCACCCCGGCGCGCAATGATCGGCCGGCTCTTGAGCGATCCAACGACCGTCGCCGGCGTCGTTCTTTGCGCGATCATCCTGGCCGGCGCGCTACTGGCGCCGTGGCTTTCCCCTCACGATCCCCTCGAACAGAACATACTCGAGCGACTGGCGGGACCAGGTTCCGACTACCTGCTCGGCACCGACCAGTTCGGCCGCGACGTGCTATCACGGCTACTATGGGGCGCGCGGGTGTCCCTCCTGGTGTCCTTTCTTTCCATCGCCAGCGCCGTCGTCGTTGGCGGCGCGATCGGCATGATCAGCGGCTATGTCGGCGGGCGCTTCGATCTCGTGACCATGCAGGTGATGGACGTCCTGCTGTCGTTTCCGAGCCTGATCCTCGGCATGATCATGGTGGCGTTGCTCGGTTCGAGTGTCACCAATCTCGTCGTGGCGATTGCGCTCACGGCGATAGCCCCATTCGCGCGCATTGCGCGCGCACCGGTCCTGCTTCTCAAGGAGCGCGCCTTCATCGAGGCCGGCCGCGCGCTCGGTTTCTCGCATCTGCGTATCCTGCTCGTGCATGTGCTGCCCAACATCGTCACCGATCTCCTAGTCATGAGCACGCTCTGGATGGCGACCGCAGTCCGCACCGAGGCCTCACTTTCTTTCATCGGACTTGGCGTCAAGCCGCCGACGCCGACCTGGGGCGGCATGATGCGAGATGGTTTTGAGAACATCCTGGATTCGGCATGGCTGTGCATATGGCCGGGCCTGGCCATTCTTGTCCTGGTCCTCGGATTGAACCTCGTCGGTGATGGCCTTTGCGACGTCACCGATCCCAAGGCGACCCAATGA
- a CDS encoding NAD(P)/FAD-dependent oxidoreductase — MSVVIVGAGPAGTRAAEVLVGAGLRPTVIDEAPENGGRIYQRQPTGFHRTARALYGFEAAKANAIHAAFDRLRASIDFRPRTLAWNLRSGVIDTICDGKARAVPFAQTILCTGAMDRVIPLPGWTLPGVFTLGGSQISLKAQGCAIGARVAFLGTGPLLYLVAYQYARAGAQVAAVLDTTPFSTKAAQAFGLMRGGTTFAKGLYYITWLRAHGIPIIEGGTPLAIGGDGQVESLSWRDTRGITHEAAVDAVALGFGLKPEAQLADLAGVPFDFDPVQHNWVPRRDPSGRTSVEGVFLAGDGSGIRGADLAEAAGARAAWAVIAARGLAVDAHAVARLDATLVAGATFRAALELAFPFPTQLAADMAVDTILCRCEAITAGELRAAANEALATLPPSEVNRAKALTRVGMGRCQGRVCGAAAAEVLAATLSCPVEEVGRLRGQPPVKPIPILPAEAA; from the coding sequence ATGAGCGTCGTCATCGTCGGCGCCGGTCCGGCCGGCACCCGTGCGGCGGAGGTTCTCGTCGGCGCAGGCCTGCGCCCAACCGTGATCGACGAAGCGCCGGAGAACGGCGGGCGAATTTATCAACGTCAACCGACCGGGTTTCACCGCACTGCGCGAGCGCTCTACGGCTTTGAGGCCGCAAAAGCGAACGCCATACACGCCGCTTTCGACCGGCTACGCGCGTCGATCGACTTCCGCCCGCGAACGCTTGCGTGGAATTTGCGGTCCGGCGTGATCGACACGATCTGCGACGGCAAGGCGCGGGCAGTGCCATTCGCCCAGACGATCCTTTGCACGGGCGCGATGGATCGGGTGATCCCGCTACCGGGCTGGACACTGCCGGGAGTCTTCACTCTGGGCGGATCGCAGATTTCGTTGAAGGCGCAGGGCTGCGCCATCGGAGCGCGTGTCGCCTTTCTCGGAACGGGGCCCCTGCTCTATCTCGTTGCCTATCAATATGCCCGCGCCGGCGCCCAAGTTGCAGCCGTGCTCGACACGACGCCCTTTTCCACCAAGGCGGCACAAGCGTTCGGGCTGATGCGGGGCGGGACAACTTTCGCCAAGGGCCTCTACTACATCACCTGGCTGCGCGCGCACGGCATCCCCATCATCGAGGGGGGTACACCGCTTGCGATCGGGGGCGACGGCCAGGTCGAATCGCTGAGCTGGCGCGACACGCGCGGCATCACGCACGAGGCAGCGGTCGATGCCGTTGCGCTCGGCTTTGGACTGAAGCCGGAGGCGCAACTCGCCGACCTCGCTGGTGTGCCCTTCGACTTCGATCCCGTGCAGCACAATTGGGTACCGCGCAGAGATCCCAGCGGGCGCACGTCGGTCGAAGGTGTGTTCCTTGCCGGCGACGGCAGCGGCATTCGGGGAGCCGATCTTGCGGAGGCGGCTGGCGCGCGCGCCGCCTGGGCTGTGATCGCAGCGCGCGGTCTGGCCGTTGATGCGCATGCGGTGGCGCGCCTCGACGCAACGCTGGTAGCCGGCGCCACCTTCCGCGCCGCATTGGAGCTTGCATTTCCGTTTCCAACACAACTCGCCGCAGACATGGCCGTTGATACGATCCTTTGCCGCTGCGAGGCGATCACGGCGGGTGAATTGCGCGCAGCCGCGAACGAAGCTCTCGCGACGCTTCCGCCATCGGAGGTCAATCGGGCCAAAGCGTTGACCCGTGTCGGGATGGGACGTTGTCAGGGTCGAGTCTGCGGCGCAGCCGCAGCCGAGGTACTGGCGGCCACGCTGTCCTGCCCGGTCGAAGAGGTCGGCCGCCTGCGCGGACAGCCGCCGGTGAAGCCGATCCCCATCCTTCCCGCGGAGGCCGCATGA
- a CDS encoding ABC transporter ATP-binding protein: MREPVLRVEDLQTEFRIRAEWYPAVDNVSFTLERNETLALVGESGCGKSVTALSIMGLVPQPQGRVSAGRILFDGTDLRTLGETKFETLRGNRMAMVFQEPMTSLNPVMSIGSQVAETLRVHRALSRADAEAKALAVLEEVKIPSATQRFHDYPHQFSGGMRQRVMIAMALACEPTLLLADEPTTALDVTIQAQVLGLLADLKERHGMAMLFITHNLGVVAQIADRVAVMYAGQIVEEASVREIFTKPAHPYTRALFSAIPRMDRAEQMLAAIPGRVPPLNDMPTGCRFAPRCPLRREGCEAPQVLAAAAPQHLARCHIVTNTFAEELARA, encoded by the coding sequence ATGCGCGAACCGGTCTTGCGTGTCGAAGATCTCCAGACGGAATTTCGCATCCGTGCGGAGTGGTATCCGGCCGTCGATAACGTCTCCTTCACGCTCGAACGCAACGAGACCCTGGCTCTGGTCGGCGAATCCGGCTGCGGAAAATCGGTCACGGCGCTCTCCATCATGGGCCTCGTACCACAGCCGCAAGGTCGCGTGTCGGCGGGCCGTATCCTCTTCGATGGAACCGATCTACGAACGCTCGGTGAGACGAAGTTCGAAACTCTGCGCGGCAACCGCATGGCGATGGTCTTCCAGGAGCCGATGACCAGTCTGAACCCGGTGATGAGCATCGGGTCGCAGGTTGCCGAGACGCTGCGCGTCCATCGCGCGCTGTCTCGGGCGGATGCGGAGGCGAAGGCGCTTGCGGTTCTCGAGGAGGTCAAAATTCCATCCGCGACGCAGCGCTTCCACGATTATCCGCATCAATTCTCGGGCGGCATGCGGCAGCGCGTGATGATCGCAATGGCGCTCGCGTGCGAACCGACGCTGCTGCTCGCCGACGAGCCGACCACCGCCCTCGACGTGACCATCCAGGCGCAGGTGCTCGGGCTGCTGGCCGACCTGAAGGAACGCCACGGCATGGCCATGCTGTTCATTACGCATAATCTCGGCGTGGTCGCTCAGATCGCCGATCGCGTTGCGGTGATGTATGCAGGCCAGATTGTCGAAGAAGCCTCTGTGCGAGAGATCTTCACGAAGCCCGCCCATCCTTATACGCGCGCGCTGTTCTCGGCGATTCCGCGCATGGACCGCGCAGAGCAGATGCTCGCCGCCATTCCGGGCCGCGTGCCCCCTCTCAACGACATGCCGACAGGATGCCGCTTCGCGCCGCGCTGCCCTTTGCGCCGCGAAGGGTGCGAGGCGCCGCAGGTTCTGGCGGCAGCTGCCCCACAGCATCTTGCCCGCTGTCATATCGTAACCAACACTTTCGCCGAGGAGCTTGCCCGTGCTTGA
- a CDS encoding FAD-binding oxidoreductase, translated as MSATATDVLIVGGGGAGCSTALHLAKRGARCILLERGQIGGQATGVNYGGVRQQGRHPAELPLARRSRDIWARLPELIGTDCEFEVTGHLKLARNQTEEADLIAYLDVAKANGLPLIMIGGNAIHQQYPWLGPDVVAGSFAPDDGAANPRLLSPALARAARDAGADIREFKPVSKLAHDGTQFIVTSGEHEFHARYLVNTAGYWGGAVARAFGEQVPVSPLNPNLLVTEPLPYFIAPNLGVVGGDVYLRQIRRGNVIFGGGRGHSDPDVPSSRPSPEASYVVMAKALQLVPQLAGVQVIRSWTGIDGEMPDDIPVIGPSRTTPGLFHAFGFSGHGFQLGPAIGAIMSELVLDGHTDVPLEPFRIDRFAADQSFNQQGQRHDASHHA; from the coding sequence ATGAGCGCGACAGCGACCGACGTGTTGATCGTGGGGGGTGGCGGCGCAGGCTGCTCCACGGCCCTGCATCTTGCAAAGCGCGGCGCGCGATGCATCCTGCTCGAACGGGGCCAGATCGGCGGCCAGGCCACGGGCGTCAACTATGGCGGCGTGCGGCAACAGGGCCGGCATCCGGCGGAACTGCCGCTCGCCCGACGCTCCCGCGACATTTGGGCCAGACTGCCGGAGCTCATCGGCACCGACTGCGAATTCGAGGTGACCGGACACCTGAAGCTCGCGCGCAACCAGACCGAGGAAGCCGACCTCATTGCCTATCTCGACGTCGCCAAGGCCAACGGACTTCCGCTGATCATGATTGGCGGCAACGCGATCCATCAGCAATATCCCTGGCTCGGCCCCGACGTCGTGGCCGGTTCGTTCGCGCCCGATGATGGCGCCGCCAACCCGCGTCTATTGAGCCCCGCTCTGGCGCGCGCCGCGCGCGATGCGGGCGCCGATATCCGCGAGTTCAAGCCGGTCAGCAAGCTAGCCCACGACGGCACGCAGTTCATCGTCACGTCGGGCGAGCACGAATTTCATGCCCGATATCTCGTCAACACGGCCGGCTATTGGGGCGGCGCGGTTGCACGCGCATTCGGCGAACAGGTTCCGGTGTCGCCGCTCAACCCCAATTTGCTCGTAACCGAGCCCTTGCCCTATTTCATTGCGCCCAATCTGGGCGTCGTCGGCGGCGACGTCTACCTGCGTCAGATCCGGCGCGGCAACGTGATCTTCGGCGGCGGCCGCGGGCACTCCGATCCGGACGTTCCGTCGTCACGACCGTCGCCGGAGGCAAGCTATGTCGTCATGGCCAAGGCGCTACAGCTCGTTCCGCAACTCGCGGGCGTTCAGGTGATCCGTAGCTGGACCGGGATCGACGGCGAAATGCCGGACGATATTCCGGTCATCGGACCGAGTCGCACAACGCCCGGGCTGTTTCATGCCTTCGGATTCTCCGGTCACGGCTTCCAGCTCGGCCCGGCCATCGGGGCCATCATGAGCGAGCTCGTCCTCGATGGACACACGGACGTCCCGCTCGAGCCGTTCCGTATCGATCGTTTTGCAGCGGACCAATCATTCAACCAGCAGGGACAGAGACATGACGCTTCGCATCACGCTTAG
- a CDS encoding ABC transporter ATP-binding protein yields MTASETLLEVRDLAKHFTVTKGFPRPVTTTVRAVDGVSFAVARGEAFGLVGESGCGKSTAARAVLRLIPPDAGRVRFAGVDVTDARGSALRRLRRRMQIVFQDPYSSLNPRRTIGQALTEPLGVHGLARGRAARDRAIALLEEVGLPPTAYDRHPHEFSGGQRQRVGIARALSVEPELIVADEPVSALDVSVQAQVLLLLKDLQARRGLTFVFVSHDLGVVRWFCSRVAVMYLGRIVEDGPVSRVFGAPRHPYTRMLRDASPIPDPTIRGQLPRIVGEIPSAANPPAGCHFHPRCPRASDVCRTVYPEWRSDGDGGIACHHPES; encoded by the coding sequence ATGACCGCGTCCGAAACTTTGCTCGAGGTCCGCGATCTCGCCAAGCATTTCACAGTGACGAAGGGCTTCCCTCGCCCGGTCACGACGACGGTCCGCGCCGTGGACGGCGTCAGCTTCGCAGTCGCGCGCGGCGAGGCGTTCGGTCTCGTCGGCGAATCCGGCTGCGGCAAGTCGACCGCAGCGCGCGCCGTGTTGCGCTTGATTCCGCCGGATGCCGGCCGTGTGCGCTTCGCCGGTGTTGACGTGACTGACGCCCGGGGATCCGCGCTCCGGCGGCTGCGCCGCCGCATGCAGATCGTGTTCCAGGACCCCTATTCGTCGCTCAATCCGCGACGCACGATCGGCCAGGCCTTGACCGAGCCGCTTGGCGTGCACGGTCTTGCCCGCGGCCGAGCCGCGCGCGACCGCGCAATCGCGTTACTGGAGGAGGTCGGCCTGCCGCCGACCGCCTACGACCGCCACCCGCACGAGTTTTCCGGTGGGCAGCGTCAGCGTGTCGGAATCGCCCGTGCGCTTTCCGTCGAACCCGAGCTGATCGTTGCCGACGAGCCGGTTTCCGCACTCGACGTCTCCGTGCAGGCGCAGGTGCTGCTGCTGCTGAAAGATCTGCAGGCGCGGCGCGGCCTGACGTTCGTATTCGTTAGTCACGATCTTGGCGTCGTGCGATGGTTCTGCTCGCGCGTTGCGGTCATGTATCTCGGACGCATCGTGGAGGACGGCCCTGTCTCACGCGTGTTCGGCGCACCGCGACATCCCTATACGCGGATGCTGCGTGATGCTTCACCTATCCCCGATCCGACCATCCGAGGCCAACTGCCGCGCATCGTCGGCGAAATTCCTTCCGCCGCCAATCCGCCAGCAGGATGCCACTTTCATCCCCGCTGCCCCCGGGCGTCCGACGTGTGCAGGACTGTGTATCCCGAATGGCGATCTGACGGTGATGGGGGTATCGCCTGTCACCATCCAGAAAGCTGA
- a CDS encoding (2Fe-2S)-binding protein — protein MRLRRLAETDRPAVSFTLDGAPAAALAGDSLLTAILAQSGHLRASEFGDGLRAGFCLMGACQDCWVSVEGGGRVRACTTPIAEGMRVSREMVQP, from the coding sequence ATGAGGCTACGCCGCCTGGCGGAGACGGACCGGCCCGCCGTGTCATTCACGCTCGATGGCGCGCCCGCGGCCGCGCTCGCTGGCGACAGCCTCCTTACAGCCATTCTCGCGCAAAGCGGCCACCTGCGCGCCAGCGAATTCGGCGACGGTCTGCGTGCGGGGTTCTGCCTGATGGGAGCTTGCCAGGATTGCTGGGTAAGCGTCGAAGGAGGCGGCCGCGTGCGCGCCTGCACCACTCCCATAGCCGAAGGCATGCGCGTGTCGCGCGAGATGGTGCAGCCATGA
- a CDS encoding IclR family transcriptional regulator — MDDVSGVGPSGSLPRAVALLRALAASGGEGMRLTTAAQIAGVTPASAHRLLRMLIDEGLVEQDARNKYYRLGIEFFSLAARAGNPGNLREVCRPALLRLSASLGDTVFLLVRSGYDAVCLDRCEGPMPIRSFTGDIGGKVILGVGQGSMAILAHLPEAERDEVIRFNLPRLLNFGPFDEVFFRNEIERVRESGCAARGTGLLPGMAGVAVAILDRERRPLAAISIGTTVERLNAERLPTVVQVLKREAEALAAKINPFDAGLRRPGQHAGSY, encoded by the coding sequence ATGGATGATGTTTCCGGCGTTGGACCTTCTGGAAGCCTGCCGCGCGCCGTGGCCTTGCTGCGTGCGCTGGCCGCGAGCGGCGGTGAGGGGATGCGGCTGACGACCGCGGCCCAGATAGCCGGCGTGACACCGGCTTCGGCGCACAGGTTGCTGCGTATGCTGATCGACGAAGGTTTGGTGGAGCAGGATGCGCGCAACAAGTACTATCGGCTCGGTATCGAGTTCTTTTCGCTTGCCGCCCGGGCCGGAAACCCCGGCAATCTGCGGGAGGTGTGCCGGCCCGCGCTGTTGCGGCTATCGGCTTCGTTAGGCGACACGGTCTTCCTGCTGGTGCGCAGCGGATATGATGCCGTCTGTCTCGATCGCTGTGAGGGGCCGATGCCGATCCGCTCCTTTACAGGCGATATCGGGGGCAAGGTCATCCTCGGAGTCGGGCAAGGCAGCATGGCGATCCTCGCTCACTTGCCGGAAGCCGAACGCGACGAGGTGATCCGCTTTAACTTGCCGCGTCTGCTCAATTTCGGTCCGTTCGATGAAGTGTTCTTCCGCAATGAAATCGAACGGGTACGGGAAAGCGGCTGCGCGGCGCGCGGGACGGGGCTCCTGCCGGGCATGGCCGGTGTTGCCGTTGCGATCCTCGATCGCGAGCGGCGACCGCTCGCCGCGATCAGCATCGGCACCACTGTCGAGCGGCTGAATGCCGAGCGTTTGCCAACTGTGGTTCAGGTGCTAAAACGCGAGGCCGAAGCGCTGGCGGCGAAGATCAACCCGTTCGACGCTGGCTTGCGCAGGCCGGGGCAACATGCCGGCTCGTATTGA